One window of the Streptomyces sp. TS71-3 genome contains the following:
- a CDS encoding BTAD domain-containing putative transcriptional regulator yields the protein MRSTFGVLGEICAHTDGRTVELGPARQRCVLAALLANANRQVSADELAERVWGPAVPRRTAGTLRSYLSRLRTALQATGTCHIRHGAGGYLLEVDEADVDLHAFHRLLTRARTEPDDAAAALYEQALGLWRGEAFADADTPWFAAQRGVLDAERLAAQLDLADIELRLGHHDRLLAELSARASAHPLNERAVGQLMLALYRAGRRAEALGRYQDTRRRLAGELGIDPGPALWRLHNQILSADPELARPAPTPYPAPPTQAPKTLTTMPVPRQLPAPPPLFTGRGRELAALDGALRAGPRSDRSVAIAAICGTGGIGKTWLALHWAHRNIENFPDGQLYVNLRGFAPASPPTPPEAAVRTFLDALGVAPAAIPVDVEAQTALYRSLVAGKRMLIVLDNARDTTQLAPLLPGTSSCTVLVTSRHQLAGLVAGHGAHPLALDTLDPVEARHLLARHLGAERMAAEPRPAADLLEHCAGLPLALGIVAARATMHPDFPLAALAEELRGDTTRLDALDAGELTADLRTVFSWSYQALTPAAAGLLRLLGSHPGPDISRPAAASLAGLTAEGVRPLLAELVRASLITEPVPGRFGFHDLLRAYAAEQARARLPAGERRAALHRVLDHYVHTAHAAALLLYPHRHPIALPAPVPGAVVVGLDGHQQAMGWFTAEHAVLLGVLRQAAEGGAGNGTGAGNGNGAGNEAGREAGDTAAQGTQGAQGTQGTQGTQGTAEGAAQGFPAHAWQLAWALEDYFDRQGHWHDHLHTHLVALAAANRGTDPAGRAHAHNGLARPCARLGRYADALDHLERALASFTELGDHVGQARAHHGMAWVFGLQGQHDTALGHAEQALFLYRVRGNRPGMALALNGVGWYHTLLGRHRSALDYCEQALALHRELGHRHGEAAAWDSLGHAHRHLGHHEQAITCCRRALRLFQEAGDRYAEAEALLSLGDAHEAAGDSGAAGATWQDALEILSQLGHPDAEQARARLRDRTAHPVSAVATSADHGR from the coding sequence ATGCGGAGCACCTTCGGTGTGCTGGGGGAGATCTGCGCCCATACGGACGGCCGGACGGTCGAGCTCGGCCCCGCCAGGCAGCGGTGCGTGCTGGCGGCGCTGTTGGCCAACGCGAACCGCCAGGTGTCCGCCGACGAACTCGCCGAGCGCGTCTGGGGCCCCGCGGTACCCCGCCGGACCGCCGGCACCCTGCGTAGCTACCTCTCCCGCCTGCGCACCGCCCTCCAGGCAACCGGCACATGCCACATACGGCACGGAGCCGGTGGCTACCTCCTTGAGGTCGACGAGGCGGACGTCGACCTGCACGCCTTCCACCGGTTGCTGACCCGGGCCCGCACAGAGCCGGACGACGCCGCGGCGGCGCTGTACGAGCAGGCCCTCGGCCTGTGGCGCGGCGAGGCGTTCGCCGACGCGGACACCCCCTGGTTCGCGGCCCAGCGCGGTGTCCTGGACGCCGAGCGGCTGGCCGCCCAGCTCGACCTGGCGGACATCGAGCTGCGCCTCGGCCACCACGACCGGCTCCTCGCGGAGCTGTCCGCCCGCGCGTCCGCGCACCCGCTGAACGAGCGGGCGGTCGGGCAGTTGATGCTCGCGCTGTACCGCGCGGGCCGCAGGGCCGAGGCGCTCGGGCGGTACCAGGACACCCGGCGGCGGCTGGCCGGCGAGCTGGGCATCGACCCCGGCCCGGCGCTCTGGCGCCTGCACAACCAGATCCTCTCCGCGGACCCCGAGCTGGCCCGGCCCGCGCCCACCCCGTACCCCGCACCGCCGACCCAGGCGCCCAAGACCCTGACAACGATGCCGGTGCCGCGCCAGCTCCCGGCGCCGCCGCCGCTGTTCACGGGCCGCGGACGCGAACTCGCCGCGCTGGACGGCGCCCTGCGGGCGGGGCCCCGCAGCGACCGGTCGGTGGCGATCGCGGCGATCTGCGGCACCGGCGGCATCGGCAAGACCTGGCTGGCACTGCACTGGGCGCACCGGAACATCGAGAACTTCCCCGACGGCCAGCTCTATGTGAACCTCCGCGGCTTCGCGCCCGCGAGCCCTCCCACGCCACCCGAGGCGGCCGTGCGCACCTTCCTCGACGCGCTCGGTGTCGCCCCCGCGGCGATACCGGTGGACGTGGAGGCGCAGACGGCGCTGTACCGCAGCCTGGTGGCCGGCAAGCGGATGCTGATCGTCCTCGACAACGCCCGGGACACCACGCAGCTCGCCCCGCTGCTGCCCGGAACGTCCTCCTGCACCGTGCTGGTGACCAGCCGTCACCAGCTGGCCGGTCTGGTGGCGGGCCACGGCGCCCACCCGCTGGCCCTGGACACGCTCGACCCGGTCGAGGCACGGCACCTGCTGGCCCGGCACCTCGGCGCGGAGCGCATGGCGGCCGAACCGCGGCCGGCGGCCGACCTGCTGGAGCACTGCGCCGGGCTGCCGCTGGCGCTCGGCATCGTCGCCGCCCGCGCCACCATGCACCCGGACTTCCCGCTGGCCGCGCTGGCCGAGGAGCTGCGCGGGGACACCACCCGGCTGGACGCCCTGGACGCCGGGGAGCTCACCGCCGACCTCAGAACCGTCTTCTCCTGGTCGTACCAGGCGCTCACCCCGGCCGCCGCCGGGCTGCTCCGGCTGCTGGGCAGCCACCCCGGACCGGACATCTCCCGGCCCGCGGCGGCCAGCCTCGCCGGGCTCACCGCCGAGGGGGTGCGCCCGCTGCTCGCCGAGCTGGTCCGCGCGAGCCTGATCACGGAGCCGGTGCCCGGCCGGTTCGGCTTCCACGACCTGCTGCGCGCCTACGCCGCCGAGCAGGCGCGGGCACGGCTCCCGGCCGGCGAACGGCGCGCCGCCCTGCACCGCGTCCTGGACCACTACGTGCACACGGCGCACGCCGCCGCGCTGCTGCTGTATCCGCACCGCCACCCGATCGCGCTGCCCGCTCCGGTGCCGGGGGCCGTCGTCGTCGGGCTCGACGGCCACCAGCAGGCGATGGGCTGGTTCACCGCGGAGCACGCGGTACTGCTCGGCGTCCTCCGGCAGGCCGCCGAGGGCGGGGCTGGGAACGGGACCGGGGCCGGGAACGGGAACGGGGCCGGGAACGAGGCCGGGCGGGAAGCCGGGGACACGGCCGCTCAAGGGACTCAAGGGGCTCAAGGGACCCAGGGGACTCAAGGGACTCAGGGGACGGCCGAGGGAGCCGCCCAAGGCTTCCCCGCCCACGCCTGGCAGCTCGCCTGGGCCCTGGAGGACTACTTCGACCGCCAGGGCCACTGGCACGACCACCTGCACACGCACCTCGTCGCGCTCGCCGCCGCGAACCGCGGCACCGACCCGGCCGGCCGCGCCCACGCACACAACGGTCTCGCCAGGCCCTGCGCCCGGCTGGGCCGGTACGCGGACGCCCTCGACCACCTGGAGCGTGCGCTCGCGTCCTTCACGGAGCTGGGCGACCACGTCGGGCAGGCCCGCGCGCACCACGGAATGGCCTGGGTGTTCGGGCTCCAGGGGCAGCACGACACGGCGCTCGGCCACGCCGAACAGGCGCTGTTCCTCTACCGGGTCAGGGGCAACCGCCCCGGTATGGCCCTCGCCCTCAACGGCGTCGGCTGGTACCACACCCTGCTCGGCCGCCACCGCAGCGCGCTGGACTACTGCGAGCAGGCGCTCGCCCTCCACCGGGAACTGGGCCACCGGCACGGGGAGGCCGCGGCCTGGGACAGCCTCGGCCACGCCCACCGCCACCTCGGCCACCACGAGCAGGCCATCACCTGCTGCCGGCGCGCCCTGCGGCTCTTCCAGGAGGCCGGCGACCGTTACGCCGAGGCCGAGGCCCTGCTCTCACTGGGCGACGCCCACGAGGCCGCCGGCGACTCCGGCGCGGCCGGGGCCACCTGGCAGGACGCCCTGGAGATCCTCAGCCAGCTCGGCCACCCCGACGCGGAGCAGGCCCGCGCGAGGCTCCGCGACCGCACGGCCCACCCGGTCAGCGCGGTGGCGACCAGCGCGGATCACGGCCGCTGA
- a CDS encoding isochorismatase family protein: MADSKFHEVLTADNAALILADHQVGLYSGVRDTSLLELKHNVTALAKAARVLGVPTVVTTTASDSMWGPIIPELDEIIPNHQEIIDRSTVNAWHDSRVRDKIKATERQKLIFTGISLEVCATMPAIAAAAEGYDTYVAMDACGTFSDAKHEVGLIRLQQAGVIVSDYATLMVEILADNAAPEAPEVYAALDMPFASLLGQISAAYTK; encoded by the coding sequence ATGGCTGACAGCAAGTTCCACGAGGTCCTCACCGCCGACAACGCGGCGCTGATCCTGGCGGATCACCAGGTGGGTCTCTACAGCGGGGTCCGGGACACGAGCCTGCTGGAGCTCAAGCACAACGTGACCGCCCTCGCGAAGGCCGCGCGGGTGCTGGGCGTGCCGACCGTGGTCACCACGACCGCCTCGGACAGCATGTGGGGCCCCATCATCCCCGAGCTCGACGAGATCATCCCGAACCACCAGGAGATCATCGACCGCAGCACGGTCAACGCGTGGCACGACAGCCGGGTCCGGGACAAGATCAAGGCGACCGAGCGCCAGAAGCTGATCTTCACCGGGATCTCGCTGGAGGTGTGCGCCACCATGCCCGCCATCGCGGCGGCCGCGGAAGGCTACGACACCTACGTGGCGATGGACGCCTGCGGCACCTTCTCCGACGCCAAGCACGAGGTCGGGCTGATACGGCTCCAGCAGGCGGGGGTCATCGTCAGCGACTACGCCACGCTCATGGTCGAGATCCTCGCGGACAACGCCGCGCCCGAGGCGCCTGAGGTCTACGCGGCACTCGACATGCCGTTCGCGTCGCTGCTCGGCCAGATCTCGGCCGCCTACACCAAGTGA